A DNA window from Nerophis lumbriciformis linkage group LG33, RoL_Nlum_v2.1, whole genome shotgun sequence contains the following coding sequences:
- the LOC140677490 gene encoding uncharacterized protein, with protein sequence MVKQLERRTKTTESHEEEWHTSVGQKELQAPSHIKEEQLHDEDEAQSLQLHHSQSEENRGAELVSQHITEVDGEHCEDIKSEPDSIFAPLSDMDHMMSDSSDHSDHIQKPLESKNDSKGDTRHHTNNKHFDCSECGKSFRRKSHFTVHMKIHTGEKPFTCSVCKKSFSTKHYMTTHMRTHTGEKPFTCSVCKKSFSRKRNITTHMRLHTGEKPFTCSVCKKSFSKKGDMTTHMRTHTGEKPFACSACAKRFNTKNDMTKHMRTHTGEKPFICSVCKKSFSRKERMTTHVRTHTGEKPFTCPVCKKSFSRKERMTTHMRTHTGEKPFACSTCAKRFNTKQEIILHVRTHTGEKAFTCSVCKKSFSRKEHMTTHMRTHTGEKPFACSTCAKRFNTKQEIILHVRTHTGEKPITCPVCKKSFSRKERMTTHMRTHTGEKPFACSTCAKRFNTKQEIILHVGTHTGEKAFICSVCKKSFSTKQTMTAHMRTHTGQKLFSCTVCDKMFRFKNQVVINILAMVVIDILAMVVIGILAVVVISILAMVVIGILAMVVIRL encoded by the exons atggtcaagcagctggaGCGTAGaactaaaacaa cggagagtcatgaagaggagtggcacaccagtgtgggacagaaggagctacaggccccctcccacattaaagaggagcagcttcatgatgaagatgaagctcagtccttacagcttcatcacagtcaaagtgaggagaacagaggggcggagcttgtaagtcaacacatcacagaagttgatggagagcattgtgaagatataaagtcagaaccagacagcatctttgctccactgtcagacatggaccacatgatgtcagactcttctgatcacagtgaccacatccaaaaacctttggagagtaaaaatgactctaaaggtgatacgagacatcacactaacaacaaacactttgactgctctgaatgtgggaaatcatttagacggAAGAGTCATTTTACAGTTCACATGAaaatacatactggagagaaaccttttacctgctctgtttgtaagaagagtttctccacaaaacattacatgaccacacacatgcgaacacacactggagagaaaccctttacttgctccgtttgtaagaagagtttctccagaaagcgtaacattaccacacacatgagattacacactggagagaaaccttttacttgctccgtttgtaagaagagtttttccaaaaagggtgacatgaccacacacatgagaacacacactggagagaaaccttttgcttgctcagcttgtgctaaaagattcaacactaagaatgacatgaccaaacacatgagaacacacacaggtgagaaaccttttatttgctctgtttgtaagaagagtttctccagaaaggaacgcatgaccacacac gtgagaacacacacaggtgagaaaccttttacttgccctgtttgtaagaagagtttctccagaaaggaacgcatgaccacacacatgagaacacacactggagagaaaccttttgcttgctcaacttgtgctaaaagattcaacactaaacaggaaattatattgcacgtgagaacacacacaggtgagaaagcttttacttgctctgtttgtaagaagagtttctccagaaaggaacacatgaccacacacatgagaacacacactggagagaaaccttttgcttgctcaacttgtgctaaaagattcaacactaaacaggaaattatattgcacgtgagaacacacacaggtgagaaacctatTACTTgccctgtttgtaagaagagtttctccagaaaggaacgcatgaccacacacatgagaacacacactggagagaaaccttttgcttgctcaacttgtgctaaaagattcaacactaaacaggaaattatattgcacgtgggaacacacacaggtgagaaagcttttatttgctctgtttgtaagaagagtttctccacaaaacaaACCATGaccgcacacatgagaacacacactggacagaaactgtttagttgcactgtgtgtgataagatgttcaggtttaagaatcag GTGGTCATTaacatactggcaatggtggtcattgacatactggcaatggtggtcatcgGCATACTGGCAGTGGTGGTCATTagcatactggcaatggtggtcattggtatactggcaatggtggtcatcaGACTATGA